The sequence ggtcaactagcagtccctcttcagatgctcttcaatatgagccttcagatggaaaaagtcccggtgctgtggaaaacttcttgtctcataccagtgcccaaattagggcaaccggtggagctgaatgactacagaccggtggctttgacatctcatatcatgaagaccttggagagactcttTGTTCGTCGCATgcgattgcaggttgctgaggctcttgatcccctccagtttgcctaccagaaacacataggagtggaagacgcgattctgtacatgttgcatcgggcatatgcttatctggatgtgcctggttcatatgtgagaatcatgttatttgacttctccagtgcctttaATACCATACCATACCTTTAATTACCGCTGATCGAGGTCACATTCGAGCGTATTGGGATGGACCTCATCAGGCCATTTCACCGAAGCACACATGGATATCGCTTTGTGTTAGTCCTGGTGGATTACGCAACGCAATATCCAGAGGCAGTGCCGCTGCTCTTGACGCTGCAAGAGTGTTGCACAGGCACTGTTTCAAGTTATCTCCCGAGTTGGGATCCCGAAAGAGATCCTGACTGATCAAGGCACCCAATTTATGTTACGAACACTGAGAGAACTGTATGGATTATTGGGAATCAAGTCCATTCGAACTAGTGTTTACCACCCTCAAGCTGACGGCCTCGTTGAGCGCCTGAATAAGACTTTGAAGTCCATGATCCGTAAGTTTGTGCACGAGGATAGTGGTAAATGGGACAGGTGGCtagatcctctgctgtttgcagtgcgcgaggtaccccaggcctccacgggattttctccctttgaactgCTCTTTGGCAGAAAACCACGCGGGTTTTggacctgagagcaaaactcCACACACTAGGGCAGTTGTCACGTGAGAACTTGCTCCAGGCCCAGGAACGTCAGCAGCGGCTGTACAACAGAGGATCCAGGTTAAGACAATTTTAACCAGGAGATAAAGTGCTTGTATTGCTCCCATCTTCCAGCTCAAAATTACTCGCCAAGTGGCAAGGGCCATTTGTGGTCACACGACGAGTGGGTGATGTTGATTATGAGCTTGTGCGATCTGACAGGGGTGGTGGGACACAGATTTACCACCTCAACCTCCTTCAAGCATGGAGAGAAGCGAAGTCTGCTTCCTTGGTGACGGCAATTACAGAGGGAGATGAGTTGGGGCCTGAGGTACCAAAATCAACCAATCCAGCCTTGTTCCTTTGAGAAAGCCACCTCTCACCGTCCCAGAGAGCAGACATAGCCAAGTTGCAGCAGCATTATGCTGATGTGTTCTCACCCCTGCCGGGACGCACAAGCCTTATTCAACACCAGGTTGAGACTCACCGGGGCGTGACGGTGCGTTCACGGCCCTATCGGTTACCTGAGCACAAGAGAAAAGTGGTTCAGACAGAATTGAAAGCTATGTTGGTTCAAGAGTCCCACTGTGCCTGTGGGACTCTTGAAGatagtttcttgaagatagacagggacacccctgttctggtagctctcggtaggtcattccaccgtcgtggaacgacacatgaaaagagtctggattgccttaagcgtggtgtaggcactgctagacgacaatcctgtgacgaccggagtgaccgagttgtgacataagcctttgcaagagcaATTCAAGAAGAttggagccgttccattaaggactttgtaggctaacatcagtgacttgaatttgacaCGGGCGGATAAAGGCCTCTGTATGCTACTCCGTCggtatccgtcaatccgactccgtggtcacgcagaggctattaaacctttcaaagttctccATCGGGATGtcagatacgcaaggcaattcacttcccgatcagtaggcgtcgctacgctaaACGACCTAATCTTGCCACGTCTAttgtgaaagtcgttgattgattgtttaccttcccgctccgttccactcctcacagtgaacgatggcgaccgagagagaaagactgttgtcggagttggagcttattgattttgaaatgcacacaactctttcaaaaatggcggtgttgttgttctgagaggaaggcgctaaaccggaaaagtgattccggaaattatgttgttagccgaccaatcacaacccttgcggtctccgttgcctcgacggatagataggaattttagATAAGTTGTATAATAAATTAGGCCCTCCCTGAGACCATAGAGGGCCCAAGGAGGTCCCTTCTGGTTTTTGCCTCCTGTGAGTTTGTGTAGTCCTCTTTGCATGTATTCATGGTAGTGTTGAGGTTCATGTGTTTTTTGGGTTGTTCAAGTGACAATACCTGTAAGTTTCTTCATGTCCTTACAAAAACATTTCCTGATTTTCCAGTCTTCATCTGCTGTGTAATTTTTTGTGGGGCAGTGTTTTCTCACCCGAATTGTGATGAAGCGGAATGTTTTTCTGTGCAGGAAATTAGGTTAATTTATAATTAGTGGTACTGAGAAGTTTCAAACTGTCTTGACTTTTAAAGCGAAAACTAATCACCCTTTTCTAGTGAAAACTAATCACCCTTTTCTAGTGAAAACGAATCACCCTTTTCTATCTCATACAGGTAACTATTAAACAATCAGGTAGTTCAACCgtcagtgatttatttttttatatcatCCTTTGATTGGACCTTATGGGTCCCTTTTGGAATGGtcgcttttatttttttttatagatttcCTAGCTCCACTTAGATCTCAGTAGTTAAAATAATACTCATAGAATTTTTTTAGTATCATATTCAGCATGGTTTTTCATTGATAACAACAGTATAAATAAATAGTTTTTCCTTTGAGAACAGTTAAAATATTTAataatctaaactttatataaGTTGAGGCAAATAGTTCTGAAGCCAAACCATTTTGTCCAAACTTTAAATTTACAACAAAGGCTATCTGACATACCATGCATTCCCAAGTCAGAGTGTATGTATAAGTGTATGTGTTGTGACAATGCTCGGGGAGTGTAATGACTACCACATGCTGCTGTGAGTGTTTTGCTGCAGCCTTTTCCAGTCTGACTCCGAAAATATGGGCTAAACTTTGTATCGTGTGCACCAAAGCCACATGATGTAGAGCAACACAATTTAAACTTTACCAGCTGAAATTATTTATTCTCAAACAGCCTGCTACCAGAGAACTTGATGGGATCTTTTGTAAACTGACAGCCTGTAACTCTTGAATTTGCTCAGTCCAGTTTGGGCGGTCTGTTCTTTCTGACAAATATACAGATTAAATTCAACCTGGTTAACTAAATTGTGTTGACAGAGAACTGCTTGAGatgcattttctcttttttggttTAGTCTGCACTGTGGCTAATCAACTCCAGGGATCCTAAAACTGGAGGAAAGCCATGTCAGGAAGCACTACAGGGAGCCAAACCACCACATGCACAATATACTAACATCCTCTGGGCAGAAATGTAAATGAGCCAGACATAAACTGGCAGCCTGAGGTTGTACAAATTTGTTGCTGctaaaaaatgacaaaagtgATGCAAAATTCAGGATAAAAATTGAAATATCAAAATTAGTTTAAGATAACTAATTTTGATAGTGCAGACTAATTTTGATATTTAGTAATACAAGCTACAGTTAACAACAGGTAAAGCAATTAGAGGGGTGGCCAGCAGGCCTGTTTTCATAAACTGTCCATCATTAACGTGCACTAAGTAATCAAATCAGCAAAATCCTTAAGAAAGGGAGTATTTTTCTCCAAGCAGTCATTACAAACTGTCCACCAATAGTTATTGGATTCATGTAAATGTATACACTGAAATCTCACATTTGACATGGGAATGGTGTCAACACAGAGCTCAAACCCAAACCACCAGAAGGACTTAAAAGATGTGGCATGTGTCCCCCTGATTCTACTCTTTGTGCAAGATGTTGTCAGCAGCAGAAACATGGAACTGTGTAATAACAATTAGAGTTACAGTTTTCTCCTGACATCTCTTTTTGACATAAAACAATTATGCCagcctaaaaaaaaatgctgcagtGTTAAAATGGTGGTAGTTGGGAGAAGTTAAAACAATGTTAatttaaatcaaagagcagaaaCTGTAGCTCAAAGGCTATTAAGCATAGTTTTTTCCTTCATCTGACTCTCAgctgcagctaattattggaggTAAAATCATGGTGTTGGTAAGATTGGATGGTGCTGTTGGTTAATAGTAAGGCATCCACCGCTGCTGTACATGGCAGTTATTAAACTCCACCTTTCATAATCTGGATGCAGACAACCTCAACATATAGTAAAGTTGTCAGGGTGCCAGGCCGTCTTCCCACTTCCTTGTTGTCTGATGTGTCCCCGCCCtcttgtgtctgtttgtctgcctgcctgcctgggGGTctggagctgggcttggcctgCAATCTCTACACCTCACCTGGTTCTTATTTCCAATCAAGCCACCTCACCTGCTGCAATAAAGCCTGGTTCAGATCTCCACTCCTCGCCAGTTTGTCTGTTCACCCGCCGTGGTAACAGCAGTTGGCTGCTACATCAGAATTGTTTCCGTAATTCTCTCTCCGTCTGCATTAGGCTACCCACCGGTCAAGGAATCACGTCACTCGGCTCAGCCTCCCCGTCAGGCCCAGGTCTGGAAACTGCCTGCTCCAGAACACCACTCTACCTACCTGCAATAAAAACTACTATTCACTGGCACCATCTCCCTCTTCTGGTCCTCTGTTCTGCCTTGTGGGTCAGGAAGTGTTAAGTGTGTAGTCACTTAGGCTAATAATTTGTTACTCTGTTCAATACTTTGTTTATTCAACTTTCTTGCACACAGTGTGGTTTGTCTTCAGATTCCACAGCAAAAGTTAAACCTTTCAAATGCACTCAAGGCAATTCTGtaggagacaaaaaacaacagtgcGTTACTGGGTGGGGGGTAATTTTTCCCTCataactgtttaaaaaaaaaaatctacttaaGTAATTCAAGCACAGAATTGTTGGTCTTTCGGTTAACTTTTTATCCTCCTAAAAGTGTTTAGGCACCCAAgaaaactcctttgtccatcAGTCTTTGAAAGGGGTAAACCCACAACATTGTGCATTTCAACACTGTATTGCCATGGGCTTAGACTCCAGTTGTGCTGATAAACTGTCCCTCCTTCACTTGTTTAATTCCTGTGGTCAAATGAAACATGAATTTCACCTGAAAACATTGAGTAGCAGATGCTACTGACAATGTTACATGAAAGGAAAATGTGGGTGTAACTGTTCTCACAGGagaagtgctttttttttctcaggtttGCTCGTGATAACTAAATGCAGAGAGAATTTGGCTTTGAGTGAAACACTTCAGCTTAAGTCCAGCAGACAGCACCATCCACAGGAAGATCAAACCACTAAAACATATCAGAAGCTGCAGCCCAAACACATTCATGACCCTAAATTTTACATCCCCAAAACTCAACAAATTGAACCATAGCCACAGGTGGTATTGCAACTTAAACCTCCTTTAAAAATCTTTTGAGTTTGTGTCCACAAATAAAAGTTTTTAtctatgttttttttgcattcatacataaaatgtCAGCAGATGAAAGAAGCCAGGTTTTTCCATTATTGTTAAAGAATATTACAGAAAGCCAACATACTTACATGTAAgtacatgtgtgtgcatgtaaacaCAGTAGTTATAAGAGGAAACCTCCCGGGAAAGATGGGTACATATTCGAGGTAATCTAGCTGTAGTTTGTGTGCACTTTAGTCCAAGGATGAGCTTAGCATCTGTCTGGTCTTCAGTTTCTTATGGACTTCATCCTTCAGGGGACTTACATCCTCAACTGGGAGTCCTTCTCAAGtagttttgtctgtttttcttttttttcccacattacaaacataaagaaatctaTTCTTTTTGTTTGCAAGCTTAAGTAGGTCTTCAGTAACCGCAGAAAACAAATTTTCACACTGAATTTCATGGGTGGAGTTATGAATATTTAGATGTGGAGAGTGTTTTATATTCTACTCTTAGCCTCCATTGGTCTCCCATGAGTTACATCTCTTATTGTTTCAACATTTCAATCTCAGCCAAGACTATTACCAGCTtccaaagagttaaaacaaactTTGTATCGATATGATCTGGACACTCTTCCCAAGCctctttaaaatgttttccCTCAACAGCCATGTTctttaaatacaaaaatgaGAACAAAAAACTAACACACATATTCAACCTCCTTTACACCTTTTCTGCAGTTGACCTGCCACTTTGTCTTGTTCTGCTGCCCTCTTCCTTTGCATTGAACATACCCATCCATGTGCCTCCACCTGTGGAAAAATGCATCTATTTTTACTTTCAAACCGACTTCTCCCCACTTTTACAGAGCAGGTGTTCACTGCATGTTAAGCTGCAATAGGTTGTCGACTTCATCCCTTCATACCACCACAGTGAAGCCACACAACTAGCATGAATCAGTAGGACTGCACCCCCAAGTGTGTCGACAGACTGGCATAATCTGCTTTCTCAGTGTTGAACAGAACAGTCACcagctgaaaaaaataaataaatcagtatcTGAGTCAGGTTCATGCTTATTAAAAGTCCATCAAGAACCGATTCAACATGTGGGTGGAGGAACATGAGAGTTAAAAGGGTGCCTCCGGTCATAATGACTTCAAAGGGAAAGGACTGTTCAAAAGGGTGAGAGAGTATTTTCCAAACATTGACCTCTCCTGACATTGTTTTCCCTCTACATCCTCTCTGTATGTACCAAGTAAGAACTGTATGATGGGAATCTGGTATTTGCTCAAAACTTATAGCATCTGTGTTACAACTTACCAGAATATGTTGTCATACTGTATAAAATTAGACTATTTGCTCTTACTTTATATCTTTTAACTATAAAATTAGTCTGCAGCTGGGATTAAGGACACTTTGATGGTGTTTTTCAGAAAATTTGGTATTCAAGTACTGCGTGTGCCTTGTTATGGAAGAGCTTGATCAACACCATGTAGGTCTAAGTCTTTCCATGAGGTTTGTTCGGGATCATCAGCAGAGTAACACTTGAATGAAAGAGTATTTACCAATAAACCATAATCTTCAGTATACCATtccattttgaacattttgatttTAGTGGAATGTAAATATTGTAAATCATTAAAAGACGAATAATCACTGTGTTGCTCAGTTCCGGCTTTATATCCTGTCAGCTGGTAAACACGAGATATAAAATCAGAATCATTGACACATTTGATCACttcattgttttgtttctaCTGTAGCTCATACCTCAACTATTAAATCTAAAAGAAGACAAAGCACAATAATCGTTTCACACAGCAGCATCTTTGCTGCAGTTATAATTCACAATTTCATGACAGTGATGTGTTTATCTGAGAATGTTAATAAGGGGTCTCAGTTCCCCACTCCATTGTTTCTGTCCTTCCATCAGTCCATCGGCATATAGGTCAGAAATTTTTCCCTTCTGCAGTCTTCTCCTTGAGTGCCACCTCAGAACGGACGCTGCTCTTCATAACTCTCTGCAGAATCCAGGTGGCCAGGTGGATGGAGACAAATGCCCCACCGGCCGCCAACAACCAGTTCCTCCTGAGCCAGCTCTGAGGCTTCATGTTGACTTCTCTGCAGGCAAAAGTGGATGGACTTCAGAGAACTATTACAAATTAAACCCTCATTCTTTTCCTTATGAGAAGACAAATGCTTACCGCAAGTACTTAAATCAGTCCACTTTTATACAATGCTATATTTGTGGTTATCAAAAGGTTCCAGTCACAGCGACTAACAATATCTTTGCAAATTTTCAGACGATGCTATAGTGGTCAGGTGTCTGTGATGTACAGGAGTGACGTTCAAAGACCTGAGCTGCGTCTGTTAATGCGTTTCAGAGCAGTTCCATGCTAAAGCTCATATGCAAACACTGTGGTCTTAGCACAGACCTGTAGCAAGGTGCTACATGCTTTTGGTTACTATGCACCATCTATGCACTGCAGCTCAGACGTGCTCTTCAAACAAAGTAGTGAACTTAAATTTGCCATTAGTAGCAATATTTTAGCAGAAAAAAGATGAGTTAAAGTGGAACCATAATGTGCCAACATGTAGATAAACTCCAACAATCCTGTGATATTAAGCTTGATAATGTTAGATAGAGCAGTCCTTCCCAAAGTGTGGTCCGCGGACCACCAGTGGTCCATGACGGTACTGCAGGTGGTCCGTGgcaaagcaaaataaaatataaaatctaAGTTTTTTGGAAATAACCCTGTTGTTCAAATGAACCTGATTATGCCCTCAGGCgctagaataaataaatgagtttTGTTCAATATGTGGCAGACGCTGAGTGCAGTAAACTTTCTTTTAACAAGCCTGTTGTACTGATGCTATGACCACTTATTTGTAGTGCTAGTAGGCAGGGGTGAAAGTAAGCCGGTACGGTCCGGTACTGCGTACCACTAAAAGATTTAATGGCGATACGCAGTATCAGGACGATGGGAGAGCGGCTGCCTGCTATAAAGCCCTCATTTAGAACCAGTCACGGCCGCACTCTGGGTCAGAAAATAGATCCGCTAGCATTATGCAGTCTTGAAAACTACTTTGTCTGTTTAAAAATTCCTTTCAACTTATTCCGAAATGTTTCTGAACTCTCCGTGCTGTGTTTTGAATGTAGTCCATGCTGGACGGAGCCTTGGCCGGGCATCTCCCCCTCTTCCTCGAGGCTCTTGCCCTGCTTCTGCCCCCCTCCACTCAGTCTCCTCTCCTAGCCTTTGAAACGTGTACCACACATTTAATGTCTTTACGTTCGTTGCAAAATGTTCCAATTACAATCAGTAAGAGAGTAAACAGTTGTGTTTCATGTTATTTTGTTCAATTTTAATGATACAGAACAGCTCGGAAAAGAAACTGCTTATGAGCTAACGACCGGCAGTACGTGATTGCGCATAAGCGTCTACTTCTGAAACACAGCGGTTGCTATGGGGATCGGTACATTTGATTTAATGTAATAGTATCAGCAAGAATTTAAAACTTCTTTCACCCCTGCTAGTAGGCCTATTAAGCGGTGTGGGTAATTCAGGTAGACATATCTGTGTGTAGACATATCTTATCATGTGTATTATGAGGTGGTCCGCGAAAATTCTTGATTACAAATATTggtccacacacacactaggGTTGCCAcctttcagaaatgaaaataagggaCAGCTCCTCCggggcgttttttttttttttttcagcgagTGTTTTTAGTAAATGGGGGATCAAGAAAGCAATTAGTCATCCTTAAATCTTGAAATCAGTCAGGTCATCCAAAAAGTTAAACCACACTAATAAAAGAATTTATGTTATGATTACTGAACACTGTTTTCCTCAAAATATGAACTTTTTGACATAAAACTatattttaagaaaataaacctcttaacaatatttatttatttattatctgTTAATCCATTAGTGAGATTTGTTCTTTAAATTGCCATATATAATATTTATATTGGCTAATACTACTGTatattaaataattaataattaattcgACTTTAAAAATTCAACATCCTAAACCATTAATCAAACCACAACAGTCTTCTGAAATAGGCGTTCAGACTTGTCTACAGTGTTGCTCTCCTGATGCATGCGGTCTCATGTCAGACAGCCCGCCGTGCGCCACTGAAAAAAACGCGCCGGCATATTTTGCAATTTGCCTTGTGATGGTCTCCACACCTCCCACTCATTTCTGTACTTCTGTAAGCGTTTTCGCTTAAGGCAAACGCTGTTGAATCGGGCGTGGCGGACATTTTTAAAAGGCGCGGGTGTTGTTAGTAAATCTGGTGACAGCACCACCCACAGGTAGCCAGGAACAGAGGACCGGAAGTCTTGCGCAAATCCAGCCCATACGGTCAACGATTCCGCCACGATAATTTTGCT is a genomic window of Odontesthes bonariensis isolate fOdoBon6 chromosome 4, fOdoBon6.hap1, whole genome shotgun sequence containing:
- the LOC142379026 gene encoding uncharacterized protein LOC142379026; the encoded protein is MKPQSWLRRNWLLAAGGAFVSIHLATWILQRVMKSSVRSEVALKEKTAEGKNF